In Epinephelus moara isolate mb unplaced genomic scaffold, YSFRI_EMoa_1.0 scaffold1133, whole genome shotgun sequence, the genomic window CACATGCAAACCCCACATTGATGGGCCCCAGCTGGTCGGCGGACTCAAACACAGAATCCTtctgctgtgaggcgacagtgctaaccattGCACTACCATGCTGCAACTTCTTCTTCCAGGGTAGAGTTAGCAGCTTGTAAAGCTATGCTTTCAAAGCGGCTTCCCTAACACTGGTGGTTAATGATCTAAATATTAGCAACATTAGTCAACATTAGTAAAACTGACAAACCTAATGCAAGGCTGTCATTGTCAAACTTCACTCTCACAAAATACAAGcagtctcacacactcacacacctccTGACCACAGTTCCATCTTCTTTGACAGTCTCGCTTTCTACCACATGAGGGAGCTCTGTTCTACTAACACCACTTATATAACCTAGTGCCTGGTGGTATAAAAAGGAGAAAACAGTATTCACTTCATTTGGAATGATTtaattatgaaaaacaaaaaactgagtCTTTTTACCTCTACATATGTATGTGAAATAATTATGTGCTGCACAAGAGCTGTAGTTTAGCTGCAATATGTACAATAATGGTGACGAGGTTGATAACAAACCTGTTTGAAGTCGTCTTGGGCTGAGGGGAGGTCAGAGGCCAGAGATGGATCCCCTTGGTGTGTCATTGTTCTTTCACCCTCCACCACCGTTGTCCTTTCTACGCGACTGACCTTACAACCTTCAGGTGTCTCCTGACTTGATGCTGAGAATCCCGCACATTCAGCAAATGTTACCTAAGTTAGAAAAAAGCtgttatttaattgtttttacatACACTACCAATATGAACGttgctgtgtctgctgtttcctgttaaaaaGAATACAATGATGATGAACAGGGCCGTAGCACTGAATTTGGGGCCCTTTGCAGAGCAGTCTCGGTGTGCCCCTCATCCCTCCTCTCTTAGAACCTGGTAAGAGGAGCCTCAGAAAGCTTCCATAATTTTCTTCacacaaagttcagtctttcaagccaatcaaacttttcattccaggcttttTAAGAGTCCCCCCTCCACTGGGCTCCTTGCTTTTTCCTACCTTCCCCCCGACTACAACACCCCCGATGATGAACACAGACACAATATACAGTACACGCACCTCAGTGTGGTCTCCTTCACTCTTCACTATGGTCCGCTTCACTACCTTTGAATATCCATCTCCCTCGGCTTTACTGATGGACTCATGGGGAGGTCCTTCTGATGACACCTCTTCACGCTCCACACCATCCACGGAAACACACTTGCGGATAATTTTACGCGTAACCTGAGGAAGATCATGTGTTCAAAGACCATTAGATGGTGAGGCATTTTTCTAAAGGAAAAGGTAACCAACCACATTCCGGAAACCGTTGTCTGTTTCTGAATGAAATGGAGCCACAGGGCAACAAAAGCCTTTGGTAAGCTTTGTTaaactgaaattaaacaaatgaaatattgtttaatttaaattgaattttcttgaactgtttttctttttcttaatttgtcaATCCACAAAATCCACATTAGCAGTTAATACACTGTCACAATACACTGCCATGTGATATCTGCATTAGGGCTTATATAGAATCTTGCTTTACCTTCTTGACAACAATGTGTCCATTTTCATCCTTGTATTTTTCTTCCGTCACCGACTGAGTGGGGAGATCAGGCATATCATCAGCCTATAAGGGAAACAAGACAGACAATATCAGGAACGCCATCTGGGGTCAATGtaatgtttatgtgtttaattatccacttcaaaaataaatgcaatcaTGTTAGAGGAAAAATAGGTATTAGTTAGTGGGAGAATAGGGACTTTGGGATACAGGTAACAAACTTGCAtttgtcaataaataaataaaaataattaacaaaaaaaacaaagtgctcACAGCAGCATGAAACACCTCTATGAGGCTCAGCCATCTATGCAAATCAAGTGGAAGGTCTCTTACAAACCCTACCTTAAtcttcaaacacacattttccactCATTTTGATGAGACTAAAGGCTGTTAGACAGTAAACATTTTAACTTGAAAGTGAAAGACCCAGCCTGCACTCTGGAAGTCACACCCTCCATGCTCATTTAAAACGCCATCAGTCATGCTGACTCATATACCTGAATGACAACTCTCCTTCGCACTATCCTGGTGGTCAAAAATTCATCATCTGAACTTTCTGACATTGATCCGAGCTCTGCGTTGATCTCCTGACCCAGCAACAAAAATCCATTAAGATTTCATAATTGACAATATATGAATGCTATGTTTGCAGCAAAGCAAAGCGATAAGCAGAGTGATATGATGCACTTTCTATTGACTTTTGAGAATTTTGCAattcattttcatatttcacatcGTGCAAAGTGCAACATGTCAGTCTGTAACTTggaaaaacatttgcaaaacatACCATGCTTTCACTCAGTTAAAGAATGAATGTGCTTTCACTGATGAAAAAACGTGGAACTTAAGTTATTACTGTGTGATACAGCCGGTTACAGTCAGCACAGTGACATGCTGCGTTAGGATGtgttaaatataaaatcaaaataagaTAAGGGTTATGAGGAGTTTTAGATCCCATCCATGTGGCCAGAGGGTTAGCAGTCATTCCTCTCTGAAGCAAATATAACGTTTGGTTAAGCTCAGCTCCAGGAAAAAAAGCTTGCAGGTTGGGGTGGTTTACCAATATTCATCTTACCCTTGTCAGAGATTTATCAGTATCATCATATGCCCCAATTTCACAGACAGGAGGCGGTTGTGAAGCCTCACACAGAGTGAATTCTTCATCCGATGTTTCTGAATGTTGTAATAATTCTTTGTTCTCTTCAGGTACATTATAAAGAGGCTCATAGACAAGAGGAGCATCCTCATAATCTTCACTTCCAGAAGATAACAGGACTCTTCGATTCCCCTTGTCTAGCACTCTAGGATGGCTAAAATGAGCCTGAGGCTGATCCTTATTTGACCTGGTACTTGTCTCAGGTTCATCAAGCTCAGTCTCTGAGAAATCTGATGCAGCCTGTATGCAGTCAAAGTAAGGCTCTGGGTCAGAGTATTCAACAGTTGGGCTGTCTGCACCACTATGCACAACTTCTGCGTATTCTGGAGGCATGTGGGTATTGACAGCTGTAGTAGGAGAGATATTTGCATACCCAGGTGGGATGCTGTACTCCTCATCGGAGGTTGATGAAGTCCCCTCTGCTTTGGGTTCAACTGGAGTGGGTTGAGAGCCAAAACGCTCAGGATCTATTGGAGTCAGAGATTCTTCTGAATGCTGTCCACTGGTCCTTGGCCTGTCCTCATCTGAAGATGTCTCCAAGTCCCCTGCAGATGGGTACGGAATCAGTTCCTCAaagcaaaaatgttttgcagatgTAACTGTGTCTGGAGTCAAATCAGAAAGAGATTGAGAAGAGACATCTTCAATCTGAGAGGGTTCAACAAAACTTGTCTCCCATAAATTTGGAAGTTGATCTTTGGTACTATGTGTTGAGATTTCTTCTGTCAAACCCACTGAGCCTTTAGATAATGTAGCTGATTCGAGTTCATCTTGACTCTGAAGAATGTCATTTGTAGGATCTTCCTCACAAAGATTAGCCAGATGTTCCTCAGGTATGTCAGACAGACTCTTTGCAGCTGATTTGGGGGATGACACTGAGGAAAATGTCTCGGGAGCATTTTCATCATATGTGCTGGACTGTAATGTGTCCACAGGAAAACTTGGGTCCAGTGACTCCATCACTTCACATGATCTCTGGGGAGACTCTGGAGTTGAAAGGTACTCAAAAGGGGATAAAGGACTATCTTTGCTACTACCAAGGCTTGATGGGACACTTGCCTCAGAGGTTTTTGTTAGATCAGGAGTGACTAAGACCACTTCAGGTTCTTCTTGAATAGATGTCTGTAAGTGTTCAGGCTCTGTGACTGTCACATTTGTGTGTTTAGTATCTTCTACAAGCTTTACAGCAGATGACACACTGACTCTTAGGTTATCACTATCTTCTGTATGACATTGATCATCAGGTGAAAGGTCTTCAAATTTATAAATTTGATGAACTCCAGGGCTTTCATCACTGACTTCAGAAAGACGTGGGTCAAGTGTCTCTGGTCTGAATTTAAGTTTCATCTCCTTCAGATCTGACAGCAGCTGGTCAAGCTGAGGTGACCCAGACTCTGGTGATGGTGGAGTGGACTCTGAGAACATGACGATTTGGTCGTCCTGACTTTCTTGAGCTGTTTGAGAAAGGCAGTCTGGGGTTGCTGAGCTTGATTTAGCTAAGCCAGAATTTTCAATTTGTTCGGGAAACGACATGTTTTCACCTTTTTCCTGTGGTGAGCTACTTTGATTTGTCAAAGTGATTTCAGATTGTGTTTGACCTAGGTCAAAGGTACACGgaagtggtaattctagtttttcagTGGAACGTGTGTTAGAATCATGTGCCAAGGAGGGTGACTCGGTTGGAAACACCTGAGTCTGTCctaaatgaacatttttttgttttgaagatTCTGAAAGATTTGTCCTGGAAGATGCTGTTGATTCCTGCAAGAAATGATACAATGAAgtggaaaaatataaataaatatgatttgtGATTTCTTTTGGTGATGAAAGAAATACTTAAATGAAGCATGCATTTGTCAGTGACAGGCTCTGGATTTGTACATGAGAGCAGTGTCTCCAATGAAAAAATTCACTTGTAGCCCGTTTGTGTTTAGGTCATTGCAGCAGTATCTTATACATGCCAATAATATTTATCTTACAGACCCCATACAattcaaaacacattacatATGTAATGACTGATTAAGATGCTGAAAAAATTCAGACTTTTTAAATAGTATTTTGTATAGCATGTTAAGCGTAGAGAACATCATTGACAACACAATatcattttacaaaaataaaagcagggCACAAGTGAACTTGAGTCAAAAATAGAATTTGGTGTAACATGGAGGTGAACATGCATCATTTACTCATTTAGGTAAGTGTTCGCTGGAAACAGTGCACTTCCCATGACAATGCTAAACCCACCAGTATACAGTATTTGTCACAGTCAATGCTAGTACTGTCTGTTCTACTGCAGGTCTGCCCCATCTCCCAAAAAGGTAAATTATTCTGTTATTACAGTAATTAAAACAGATTGCTATATTAACATAATTCCAAATTTTGAAAAGCATAGTGCAATGTTATAACAATTGTTTGTGCCCCCTGCTTAGACATTTTAGACAACAGGAGATGGGAGGAGGGCAGGAGGCAATGTCTAGCTACAGATATGATATTATGTTATCACATTTAATTTTGCAATGAACTGAATTCTAATTTCAGCTTTTATGGATATGGGTGACACCAGGGTATAGGAAATATGGGTGCCAATGGAAtggtatgtgtctgtgttttatttgttatgaAAACAGCAGGAGCCTGTGCATACCAAACAGTACATGCTTCTAGCTATGGCAAGTACATCAGTTGGTTTAGATTCTTAAGGCTGTAAAGTAAGATCTAAGTAGAACTATGCAACTTATTATCACTATATTGACTTCAGTTTTAATCAAGGCACTTGAAATTCCTGGGGCTTGAATCAGTCAGGTCAGGCATTTTAAAGGAATCACAAAGTCCATTAGCTCTTTGTCTATGTAGCTCATGAGAATGCTCCATACCAGGACAAGAAGCTCAGGTCACCAAGACAAGGTCACTGTAATTTCCATTAGTCGTGCTTCACTGACATATCACTTCTTCTGCTCTAATGCAAACATGCCACAGCAAGACAGTGAAGCTTCTGGGCATCATTAGTAAAAGCTTGAGGAAAGAGTTCTACATTCACACCTTATGTATTgccatatttattattttgaaagCAACACTGCATTCACTGCTCAGCAAAAGCTTGCGCTGTCTTACCGACACCGAGGAACTTTTGCTCTTGTCCTCAGTCATggattttcttttcatgttcTTGGAAAACGAATCTCGGGgttgtgtcatctttaactctGATTCAGGGTCTgtccttttatgttttttcacaAGTGATCTTCGTTGCACTGATTCTCTCTTTGCTTGAGTTTGTTTATGGAAAGCCTCCTCCAGCCAGACAGCATGATGACATTCAAAATTTAGTTCTACAGATGGGATGTGACTCAATTCAGTGCAAAACTGGCTAATCCTGTGTGACCTGATATGATCTAATCTAGGTTCTTTGCTGCCCAGGGAGGAggtttgacaaaaaaagactGGTCAATTGTGTTTGAGGAGGAAGCTATGGGCCTTGTCTCAACAGTTCCAGTTGGTGGCATCACCATTTGAGGATGTGAATCTGTTACTGTAAGAACAGGCACTGTAGAGTCGGATACTGAGGAATCCTGTAATGATTTGGAGTCAGGTATGGTTCTTGCAGAATGACAAGATTTGGCTGGGCCATGTGGCTCTCCCGTGCTAACTGTTAAGTCTTCAATTTTCTTTTGATCACAAGTCTTCTCACACAATTTATCAACTGGATCTTCAAAGAAATGAACTTTATCacagacatgtttttctttatagACTGGATCCTGTACGTGGGCCATTAAGTCATCGGAGACTTGCTTACAGACAGGCCTACTGTCTGCATCAACAGTCTCATCTGGGAGACTTGGCCCACATGGCTGCTGGTTTGAAACTTCATTTATATCTAGTGATTTAAGAATTTCAGGCGTAGATGGTCTTAACTCAGACAGCCAGAAATCAAGGAATGACTGGGTATACTGATCCGATGGCATATCGCTGAGGCACTCATTAAGTTCATTGTCAAACACAATGGAGTTGGGAGATTCTGTTCTGATGTCATCAAACATAGTGTCAAGACACAAATCAGAAGAATCTCTCTCCAGCATTATGGAGTCTGGTGAAACAGATCTGATTTCTGACAAATGCATGTCATAACAAGGTTGACAGTCAAACTGAGGAATTTGTGAATCAGGAGTTAAAGCAGTGAATTCATCAAATGAGTCTGGAGAAGGTGGCCTCTGGTCCGTGAATAAacaggtaaaataaaaatgactttcaTCATCTGGATGTAATATTTCAGGTGATGATAGTCCATACTCTGAAAGTGAAGAACTGTCATTTAATTTAGTTTCCATAGCATGCTGGCAATGCCCTGTGGATCCCGTTTCAATTGTTCCAGACTGTGATATGCCAGAATCGCTTTGACATGCTGGTGAAACAGGACCAGTGATGACAGCACTTGGAGACAGAAACTCATCAGCTGGTTTGACATCTGATGCTCTATGAAAactaaaagaaaacactgaagaaTGTTTTTCTACAGAGCTGGGAGCTaatatgtcatgtttttgtgGTATACAGCTTAACATGCAAGACTGGTTTTCAATGGTAGCTTCAATTGAACTTATTTTACAACAAGAACATTTTCCCTTATAGACTGGATCATACAAATGTGACATTAAGTTGGAAAAGACATGCTTGTGTCTTGCCCTGTATTCATTCGTGAAGTCTGAGGATGTGGGTTTTGCGGAGACACATTTGAGCTGGATCAGATATTGAGGATCATCTACTGAAACCGAGTCTTCAGCAGATAATGGTTTAATTTCAGAGAAAGAGAACTTAAGGGCAGATTGATTTTGAACAAgaacaacattttcttctttttcaggTCTAATGCCTCTCAAAACATCACCATATGTAAGAGGTTTGGTAGCAAAAGGATGATGACATGCAGGTGCATTTAAGCAAGATTGTTTAGTGTCAACCGGCGAAGTAAATAAATCTGGCGAATCTGGTCTGTTGTCATCAAACAATTCCTCCAGACAAAATCCGGAATACTCAATATCTGACAGTATTGAAAAAGGTGATAATGGTCTACTTTCGGAGTACTGTAAGTAATAGTTACAATGTTGAGTCCGCATCTGGTCAAATGTCATGCGGGGAGGCAAAGAGCACTGCTCCACTGATGCCACAGATTCTGGGGA contains:
- the LOC126386941 gene encoding ankyrin-2-like isoform X1, with protein sequence MTQPRDSFSKNMKRKSMTEDKSKSSSVSESTASSRTNLSESSKQKNVHLGQTQVFPTESPSLAHDSNTRSTEKLELPLPCTFDLGQTQSEITLTNQSSSPQEKGENMSFPEQIENSGLAKSSSATPDCLSQTAQESQDDQIVMFSESTPPSPESGSPQLDQLLSDLKEMKLKFRPETLDPRLSEVSDESPGVHQIYKFEDLSPDDQCHTEDSDNLRVSVSSAVKLVEDTKHTNVTVTEPEHLQTSIQEEPEVVLVTPDLTKTSEASVPSSLGSSKDSPLSPFEYLSTPESPQRSCEVMESLDPSFPVDTLQSSTYDENAPETFSSVSSPKSAAKSLSDIPEEHLANLCEEDPTNDILQSQDELESATLSKGSVGLTEEISTHSTKDQLPNLWETSFVEPSQIEDVSSQSLSDLTPDTVTSAKHFCFEELIPYPSAGDLETSSDEDRPRTSGQHSEESLTPIDPERFGSQPTPVEPKAEGTSSTSDEEYSIPPGYANISPTTAVNTHMPPEYAEVVHSGADSPTVEYSDPEPYFDCIQAASDFSETELDEPETSTRSNKDQPQAHFSHPRVLDKGNRRVLLSSGSEDYEDAPLVYEPLYNVPEENKELLQHSETSDEEFTLCEASQPPPVCEIGAYDDTDKSLTREINAELGSMSESSDDEFLTTRIVRRRVVIQADDMPDLPTQSVTEEKYKDENGHIVVKKVTRKIIRKCVSVDGVEREEVSSEGPPHESISKAEGDGYSKVVKRTIVKSEGDHTEVTFAECAGFSASSQETPEGCKVSRVERTTVVEGERTMTHQGDPSLASDLPSAQDDFKQALGYISGVSRTELPHVVESETVKEDGTVVRRCVSV
- the LOC126386941 gene encoding uncharacterized protein LOC126386941 isoform X2, coding for MSFPEQIENSGLAKSSSATPDCLSQTAQESQDDQIVMFSESTPPSPESGSPQLDQLLSDLKEMKLKFRPETLDPRLSEVSDESPGVHQIYKFEDLSPDDQCHTEDSDNLRVSVSSAVKLVEDTKHTNVTVTEPEHLQTSIQEEPEVVLVTPDLTKTSEASVPSSLGSSKDSPLSPFEYLSTPESPQRSCEVMESLDPSFPVDTLQSSTYDENAPETFSSVSSPKSAAKSLSDIPEEHLANLCEEDPTNDILQSQDELESATLSKGSVGLTEEISTHSTKDQLPNLWETSFVEPSQIEDVSSQSLSDLTPDTVTSAKHFCFEELIPYPSAGDLETSSDEDRPRTSGQHSEESLTPIDPERFGSQPTPVEPKAEGTSSTSDEEYSIPPGYANISPTTAVNTHMPPEYAEVVHSGADSPTVEYSDPEPYFDCIQAASDFSETELDEPETSTRSNKDQPQAHFSHPRVLDKGNRRVLLSSGSEDYEDAPLVYEPLYNVPEENKELLQHSETSDEEFTLCEASQPPPVCEIGAYDDTDKSLTREINAELGSMSESSDDEFLTTRIVRRRVVIQADDMPDLPTQSVTEEKYKDENGHIVVKKVTRKIIRKCVSVDGVEREEVSSEGPPHESISKAEGDGYSKVVKRTIVKSEGDHTEVTFAECAGFSASSQETPEGCKVSRVERTTVVEGERTMTHQGDPSLASDLPSAQDDFKQALGYISGVSRTELPHVVESETVKEDGTVVRRCVSV